One genomic segment of Bdellovibrionales bacterium includes these proteins:
- the gyrA gene encoding DNA gyrase subunit A yields MMEKTDLKNVIDVDINREMREAYLQYSMSVIVGRALPDVRDGLKPVHRRILFSMHELGNTHDKAYKKSARVVGDVIGKYHPHGDMAVYDTIVRMAQSFSLREPLVDGQGNFGSIDGDAAAAPRYTEIRMTALTEELLEDIEKETVAFGPNYDESLLVPLVLPAKFPNLLINGSSGIAVGMATNIPPHNLSEVVDGCIALIKEPTIKTDDLIKIIPGPDFPTSGVIAGTQGILSAYKKGRGVITLKAVADIEVKKDREEIIVTEIPYQVNKARLIESIADLVRDKRVEGISDIRDESSREGMRIVIQLKRNENAQVILNRLYKFTQLQVSYGIIMLALDSRLQPKVYSLRGMLEDFIEHRKDVVTRRCIFELKKVEARAHILEGLGKALDEIEAVIQTIRSSKEAGIARQNLISKFGFSDKQAQAILEMRLQRLTGLERQKILDELDEIVKRIAWLRQVLGNVSEIFAIIIQELEDIKKRFGSPRRTRIEASEGEIEDEDLIAEEEMIVTITHTGYIKRIAVDEYRVQRRGGKGLKGAENREEDFVWRIFTASTLTTLLVFSDRGKLYWLKVHRLPLGSRTSKGKAINNVVNLSPSEQVRAILPVAEFAENSFVVMLTENGIIKKTSLSAFSRPRPSGIIALTTDLDDIVIETKISTGSNDIFIVTKEGMSIRFDESDVRAMGRSARGVKGITLGKEDKVIGAEVIEKAAKETILIVTKGGYGKRTPLSEYRTQSRGGVGVITQKITEKVGPVVAARSITDQDEIIISTNEGQAIRMKATDISVLGRNTQGVRLIDLKDQEYVTGFAIVTEDDRETE; encoded by the coding sequence ATGATGGAAAAAACAGATTTAAAGAACGTGATTGATGTTGATATTAACCGTGAAATGCGGGAGGCCTACCTTCAATACTCAATGAGTGTGATTGTCGGACGGGCTTTGCCGGATGTTCGAGATGGCCTCAAGCCTGTTCATCGCCGGATATTGTTTTCTATGCATGAGTTGGGAAATACCCACGACAAGGCGTACAAGAAGTCTGCCCGTGTTGTGGGGGATGTAATTGGTAAGTACCACCCACATGGTGATATGGCTGTGTATGATACGATCGTGAGGATGGCCCAGTCGTTTTCACTGCGTGAACCGCTTGTGGATGGACAGGGCAACTTCGGTTCGATCGATGGAGATGCCGCTGCAGCTCCGCGATACACAGAGATTCGAATGACGGCTCTGACCGAAGAATTATTGGAAGATATTGAGAAGGAGACGGTCGCTTTTGGTCCCAACTATGACGAATCTTTGCTTGTGCCGTTGGTGCTGCCAGCTAAATTTCCAAATCTTTTGATCAACGGCAGCTCAGGTATTGCGGTGGGAATGGCGACGAACATCCCGCCTCACAATCTTTCTGAAGTAGTAGACGGCTGTATTGCTCTTATTAAAGAACCAACAATTAAGACGGATGATTTAATTAAAATTATTCCAGGCCCCGACTTTCCAACGTCCGGAGTTATTGCTGGAACGCAGGGGATTCTTTCCGCTTATAAGAAGGGCCGAGGCGTCATCACTCTTAAGGCTGTTGCAGATATTGAGGTAAAAAAGGATCGAGAGGAGATCATTGTTACGGAGATCCCTTATCAAGTGAACAAGGCAAGGCTCATTGAGAGTATTGCAGACTTGGTTAGGGATAAGAGAGTTGAAGGTATTTCAGATATTCGCGATGAATCTTCTCGTGAAGGGATGAGAATAGTTATTCAGCTGAAGAGAAATGAGAATGCACAAGTCATTCTCAATCGCCTTTACAAGTTCACTCAATTGCAAGTTAGTTATGGCATTATTATGTTGGCTCTTGATTCTAGGTTACAGCCCAAGGTTTATAGCCTCAGGGGGATGCTAGAAGACTTTATTGAGCATCGTAAGGACGTGGTAACACGGCGGTGTATATTTGAATTGAAAAAAGTTGAGGCAAGGGCGCATATTCTTGAAGGCCTAGGCAAGGCTCTTGATGAGATCGAAGCGGTTATTCAAACGATTCGATCTTCGAAAGAAGCGGGAATAGCCCGTCAAAACTTAATTTCCAAGTTTGGCTTTTCAGATAAGCAAGCTCAAGCCATCTTGGAAATGCGCCTTCAGCGGCTAACGGGACTTGAACGGCAAAAAATTCTTGATGAATTGGATGAAATTGTTAAACGAATTGCTTGGCTTCGGCAGGTTTTGGGGAATGTATCGGAGATATTTGCGATCATCATTCAAGAGCTTGAAGATATTAAAAAGCGATTTGGTTCTCCACGAAGGACACGGATTGAGGCTTCAGAGGGAGAAATCGAAGATGAAGATCTGATTGCTGAAGAGGAAATGATCGTAACAATTACTCATACGGGCTATATCAAGCGTATTGCTGTTGATGAATATCGTGTGCAGAGGCGTGGCGGAAAAGGATTAAAGGGAGCTGAAAATCGTGAAGAGGACTTTGTTTGGAGAATTTTTACAGCATCTACTCTGACAACCTTGCTTGTGTTTAGCGATCGCGGAAAGCTTTATTGGCTGAAAGTGCATCGATTGCCCCTCGGGTCTCGCACTTCAAAAGGAAAGGCCATTAATAATGTTGTTAACCTTTCACCAAGCGAACAGGTCAGAGCGATTTTACCAGTAGCCGAATTTGCTGAGAATAGTTTTGTAGTGATGTTAACTGAAAACGGAATCATTAAGAAAACATCTCTTTCGGCTTTCTCACGACCGCGACCCAGTGGGATTATTGCTCTCACCACAGATTTGGACGATATTGTGATAGAGACCAAAATTAGCACTGGTAGTAATGATATATTTATTGTCACGAAGGAAGGCATGTCGATTCGTTTTGATGAATCCGATGTCCGCGCTATGGGACGATCTGCTCGAGGCGTAAAAGGAATAACCTTAGGTAAAGAGGATAAAGTAATAGGTGCTGAAGTCATTGAAAAGGCCGCAAAAGAGACGATTTTGATCGTGACGAAAGGTGGCTATGGGAAGCGAACGCCATTGTCAGAATACAGAACACAGAGCCGTGGTGGAGTTGGGGTGATTACTCAGAAAATAACAGAAAAAGTTGGTCCCGTGGTAGCGGCGAGATCAATTACTGACCAGGATGAAATTATTATTTCTACAAATGAGGGTCAGGCCATTCGTATGAAGGCCACAGATATCTCAGTTCTTGGTCGCAACACTCAGGGAGTTAGGCTCATCGACCTTAAGGATCAAGAATATGTGACTGGTTTCGCCATAGTGACCGAAGATGATAGAGAAACAGAATAA
- a CDS encoding tetratricopeptide repeat protein — translation MIEKQNNLFRQKFIFALLGSLVAFSGCRYSIQTVEYQRAEQAFEEQKFKEALVHLEKVVVAKPKTAMALEAARRGARIAHLETNEFQKAIAFYRHLVLYSQDENERMDAQKKIASVYFEKLSDYSNSIKEYSRLVQLPHSQSEDIEYRFSIAKSYFYLSNFYQAAIEMKEILDRVKDKNSRFEYLAFQGNIFLTTKKLDEAIEVFRFIMEQYPEESMKENVPISLAVTYEEKGDFKEAIQVLEKIKKIHPSPEFLELRIKRLRERVLNQPGARGLTK, via the coding sequence ATGATAGAGAAACAGAATAATCTTTTCCGCCAGAAATTTATTTTTGCACTTTTGGGGTCATTGGTCGCTTTTTCTGGATGTCGATACAGCATCCAGACTGTAGAATATCAGCGGGCTGAACAGGCCTTTGAAGAGCAAAAATTCAAGGAAGCTTTGGTTCATTTAGAAAAAGTTGTTGTGGCCAAACCGAAAACCGCTATGGCTCTGGAAGCTGCTCGTCGTGGGGCGAGAATTGCCCACTTAGAAACAAATGAATTTCAAAAGGCAATCGCCTTCTATCGACATTTAGTTCTTTATTCACAAGATGAAAATGAAAGAATGGATGCCCAGAAAAAAATCGCGTCGGTTTATTTTGAAAAGCTGTCGGACTATTCGAACTCAATCAAGGAATATAGTCGTTTGGTTCAACTGCCGCATTCTCAAAGTGAGGATATTGAGTACCGATTTTCAATAGCAAAATCTTATTTCTACCTCAGTAACTTTTATCAGGCAGCAATTGAAATGAAGGAGATTCTGGATAGAGTCAAAGATAAGAACTCTCGATTTGAGTACCTTGCCTTTCAAGGAAACATCTTTTTAACGACAAAAAAGCTAGATGAGGCGATTGAGGTCTTTAGATTCATCATGGAACAATATCCGGAGGAGTCAATGAAGGAAAATGTTCCAATTAGTTTAGCGGTGACCTACGAAGAAAAAGGTGATTTCAAGGAAGCGATACAGGTCCTAGAAAAGATTAAGAAAATTCATCCATCCCCTGAGTTTCTGGAACTTAGAATCAAGCGCCTGAGAGAAAGAGTTCTCAATCAGCCAGGAGCACGGGGCCTTACAAAGTAG
- a CDS encoding AtpZ/AtpI family protein, with the protein MQKNKGIVFAGLGFELVGVVLACLYLGQLIDKIYGWGGLGVALMIVLGTAGWFFHLIILLKRFMKNDCNTKE; encoded by the coding sequence ATGCAAAAAAATAAGGGAATTGTCTTTGCGGGCCTTGGGTTTGAACTCGTTGGAGTGGTTCTTGCCTGTCTTTATTTAGGTCAGTTGATAGATAAAATTTACGGATGGGGTGGCCTTGGAGTCGCTTTGATGATAGTGCTCGGCACAGCTGGATGGTTTTTCCATCTTATTATTTTACTCAAGCGTTTTATGAAAAACGACTGCAATACTAAGGAATAA